From Synergistales bacterium, one genomic window encodes:
- a CDS encoding DUF177 domain-containing protein, producing the protein MAYTSAPPYWDFPVRPGLVDAPQEERYEWSSTEHFAIAYWGQEYSFPQGITAGATTRWEQGVFQVQLHVEGAAVVPCSRCLRPVELALQSDFLYFYVLKSRAENDEDQGFDDEEHFILVDSWPETLNIAPLVWECLVEVLPPAVLCTKDCKGICPTCGADLNTEECTCSGQEIDPRLEQLEKLKQQFPEADKGGE; encoded by the coding sequence ATGGCGTATACATCGGCTCCCCCATATTGGGATTTCCCGGTGCGACCCGGCCTTGTGGACGCACCGCAGGAAGAGCGGTATGAGTGGTCATCGACAGAACACTTTGCCATCGCCTACTGGGGCCAGGAGTACAGCTTTCCCCAGGGCATTACGGCAGGGGCGACGACACGGTGGGAGCAGGGGGTCTTCCAGGTGCAGCTCCACGTGGAGGGCGCGGCGGTGGTTCCCTGTTCCCGCTGTCTCCGGCCTGTAGAGCTTGCACTGCAGAGTGATTTCCTGTATTTTTATGTGCTGAAGTCCCGTGCAGAGAACGACGAGGACCAAGGTTTTGACGATGAAGAGCACTTCATCCTGGTTGACTCGTGGCCGGAAACCCTGAACATCGCACCTCTCGTCTGGGAGTGCCTGGTTGAGGTCCTTCCCCCTGCAGTGCTCTGTACAAAGGACTGCAAGGGGATCTGTCCGACCTGCGGCGCGGATCTCAACACAGAGGAGTGCACCTGTTCCGGGCAGGAGATCGACCCACGACTGGAACAGCTCGAAAAGCTCAAACAGCAGTTTCCCGAAGCGGATAAAGGAGGGGAGTAA